One window of Chamaesiphon minutus PCC 6605 genomic DNA carries:
- a CDS encoding DEAD/DEAH box helicase, translating into MTTSAITTEQLKDIFPFPLDRFQLQAVDALNAGKSVVVCAPTGSGKTLIGEYAIHRALRQGRRVFYTTPLKALSNQKYRDFRAEFGEGNVGLLTGDISIDRDAPIVVMTTEIFRNMLYGTRIGEVGTSMVGVEAVVLDECHYMNDKQRGTVWEESIIYCPPHIQLVALSATVANSKQLTEWIGAVHGSTELIYSDFRPVPLEFHFVNPKGILPLLDPNTAKLNPKLKTHRPTGSRKAEDVPSIGFVVSKLAEREMLPAIYFIFSRRGCDKAVAEMATMQLVTPAESALLKIRIDDFLDKNPEAARAGQVEPLYKGVAAHHAGILPAWKSLVEELFGMGLIKVVFATETLAAGINMPARTTVISSLSKRTDQGHRLLTASEFLQMAGRAGRRGKDVVGYVVATQTRFEGAKEASDFATSAPDPLVSQFTPTYGMVLNLLQTHTLEEARELVERSFGHFTKTLHLLPQQQSIGDIKKELSTLQESLNKIDPNVLADYETAHSQLKLDQNQLKNLQLYTEQVQAGQVSKQLPAAFPGTILSLKGKHVPVATPLPAVLVTKIAGSGYKPALVCLGQDNRWYVVNHQDVVAVHKHWSEYGGKQRVPQVVSLLPPADMPLKPGQVRKGMTLTAEIAQSIPNLEPPATAELTAQVKTVAELKTKLENHPVWEWGNPATLLKRYRRQATLEQEIKDLQDTLQTQLDRHWQEFLNLIEVLRQVNGLQGVLPTRIGEAAAAIRGDNELWIALALMSGYLDTLDPHHLAAVICALVSETPRSDSWTNYDPADEVVMTLSALRGSRRQLFQIQRRYQVALPVWMEYELVGIVENWALEVSWTELCSNTNLDEGDIVRMLRRTVDLLSQIPYVPHASDALQANARRAIQLIDRFPINESIA; encoded by the coding sequence ATGACCACCTCTGCTATTACTACCGAGCAATTAAAAGATATATTTCCATTTCCACTCGATCGGTTTCAACTTCAGGCGGTAGATGCACTCAATGCCGGAAAATCGGTGGTAGTCTGCGCTCCAACTGGTTCGGGCAAAACGTTAATTGGTGAATATGCCATTCATCGCGCCCTGCGACAGGGACGCAGAGTCTTTTATACCACCCCGCTCAAAGCTCTCTCCAATCAAAAGTATCGAGATTTCAGGGCGGAATTTGGTGAAGGTAATGTCGGCTTGCTGACTGGGGATATTTCGATCGATCGGGATGCGCCGATCGTGGTGATGACCACCGAAATCTTTCGGAATATGCTATATGGTACCCGCATCGGCGAAGTCGGGACTTCGATGGTAGGTGTCGAAGCCGTGGTGCTTGACGAGTGCCATTATATGAATGACAAACAGCGCGGTACCGTCTGGGAAGAATCGATTATTTACTGTCCGCCGCACATTCAGCTCGTCGCGCTCTCTGCCACCGTTGCCAATAGCAAACAATTGACCGAATGGATCGGTGCCGTTCATGGTAGCACCGAACTGATCTATTCGGACTTTCGCCCCGTCCCCTTGGAATTTCACTTTGTAAATCCCAAAGGAATTTTGCCATTACTCGATCCTAATACTGCCAAACTCAACCCCAAACTCAAAACCCATCGTCCGACTGGTAGCCGCAAAGCTGAAGATGTCCCCAGCATCGGCTTTGTCGTCAGCAAGCTCGCCGAGCGGGAAATGTTACCCGCCATCTACTTTATCTTCAGTCGGCGCGGGTGCGATAAAGCTGTCGCCGAGATGGCGACGATGCAATTAGTGACTCCGGCTGAATCAGCTTTACTCAAGATCCGCATCGATGACTTTCTCGATAAAAATCCCGAAGCAGCACGGGCGGGACAAGTAGAACCACTGTATAAAGGTGTTGCCGCTCACCATGCAGGCATTCTCCCCGCGTGGAAATCATTGGTAGAAGAACTATTTGGCATGGGTTTGATCAAAGTCGTATTTGCGACAGAAACCCTCGCCGCCGGGATTAATATGCCCGCCCGGACGACAGTAATTTCCAGCCTCTCCAAGCGCACAGACCAAGGACATCGCCTGCTGACGGCATCCGAATTTCTCCAGATGGCCGGACGTGCCGGACGACGCGGTAAGGACGTGGTGGGCTATGTAGTGGCCACTCAGACGAGATTTGAAGGTGCCAAGGAAGCAAGCGACTTTGCCACATCTGCACCCGATCCCTTAGTGAGTCAATTTACGCCCACTTATGGGATGGTCTTAAATCTACTCCAAACTCATACCTTAGAGGAAGCTAGAGAACTAGTCGAACGCAGTTTCGGACATTTTACCAAGACGCTCCATCTGTTGCCCCAACAGCAGAGCATCGGCGATATCAAAAAGGAATTGAGCACTCTCCAGGAAAGTTTGAATAAGATCGATCCTAATGTTTTAGCTGACTATGAAACCGCCCATTCTCAACTTAAATTAGACCAAAATCAGCTCAAAAATCTCCAACTCTATACCGAACAAGTCCAAGCCGGACAAGTCAGCAAACAATTACCCGCAGCCTTCCCAGGCACGATCCTCAGCCTCAAAGGCAAACACGTCCCCGTCGCTACGCCATTACCCGCCGTCCTCGTCACCAAAATTGCCGGATCTGGTTACAAACCCGCTCTAGTCTGTCTGGGACAAGATAACCGCTGGTACGTCGTCAATCATCAGGATGTCGTCGCCGTCCACAAACATTGGTCGGAATATGGCGGCAAACAGCGGGTACCGCAGGTAGTATCCCTGCTCCCACCTGCGGATATGCCCCTCAAACCCGGACAAGTCCGCAAGGGAATGACCCTAACTGCCGAAATTGCCCAAAGCATCCCCAATCTCGAACCGCCAGCCACCGCCGAATTAACAGCCCAAGTCAAAACCGTCGCCGAACTCAAAACCAAGCTCGAAAATCATCCCGTCTGGGAATGGGGCAATCCCGCCACATTGCTCAAACGCTACCGCCGCCAAGCCACATTAGAACAGGAGATTAAAGATCTCCAAGATACACTGCAAACCCAACTCGATCGACATTGGCAAGAATTTCTCAATCTGATTGAAGTATTGCGTCAAGTCAATGGTTTGCAGGGCGTCCTCCCCACCCGGATTGGCGAAGCCGCCGCCGCCATTCGTGGGGATAACGAGCTATGGATTGCCCTCGCGCTGATGTCTGGTTATCTAGATACTTTAGATCCGCACCATTTAGCCGCAGTCATCTGCGCCCTCGTATCGGAAACCCCCCGCTCCGACAGTTGGACGAATTACGATCCGGCTGATGAAGTAGTAATGACCCTCAGTGCCCTACGCGGCTCTCGCCGCCAACTATTCCAAATCCAACGTCGCTATCAGGTAGCTCTCCCCGTCTGGATGGAGTACGAGCTAGTCGGCATCGTCGAAAACTGGGCGTTGGAAGTATCCTGGACGGAATTGTGTAGCAATACCAATCTCGATGAGGGCGATATCGTGCGGATGTTGCGTCGCACAGTGGATTTATTGTCGCAGATTCCCTATGTACCTCATGCTAGCGATGCTTTACAAGCAAATGCCAGACGAGCGATTCAATTAATCGATAGATTCCCCATTAACGAATCGATCGCGTAA
- a CDS encoding SIR2 family NAD-dependent protein deacylase has translation MSQPIDPNRVVIFSGAGISAESGLTTFRDRNGLWSRSKIEDVATPSAWEADPEIVLQFYNERRIQTAKAQPNAAHLAIAELEAKYEVIVITQNIDDLHERAGSSKIIHVHGEITKARSSIDSSLIYPIGDRQIQLGDKCEKDSQLRPHVVWFGEDIQNFEVARAALNTAGKVLVIGTSLTVYPAASLLNRARFHAEKILVSLEIDKKPFGYNCWSEKASIAVPNIVRRWLEGEYLGRSRQ, from the coding sequence ATGTCACAACCGATCGATCCAAATCGAGTAGTCATTTTCTCAGGTGCTGGCATTAGTGCTGAAAGTGGATTAACCACATTTCGCGATCGAAACGGATTGTGGAGTCGATCTAAAATTGAAGATGTGGCGACACCAAGTGCTTGGGAAGCAGATCCAGAAATAGTTTTACAATTTTATAACGAGCGGAGAATACAGACAGCTAAGGCACAGCCAAATGCAGCTCATTTGGCAATTGCCGAATTAGAAGCTAAATATGAAGTAATTGTCATCACTCAAAATATCGACGATCTCCACGAAAGAGCTGGCTCATCGAAGATAATCCACGTTCATGGGGAAATTACTAAAGCTAGAAGCTCGATCGATAGTTCTCTAATATATCCGATTGGCGATCGCCAGATTCAACTTGGTGATAAATGCGAGAAAGACAGTCAGCTACGCCCGCATGTCGTTTGGTTTGGTGAAGATATCCAAAACTTTGAAGTTGCCAGAGCCGCACTCAATACTGCGGGTAAAGTACTAGTTATTGGCACGTCTTTAACAGTTTATCCAGCCGCCTCGTTACTAAATCGGGCTAGGTTTCATGCTGAAAAAATTCTCGTGAGTCTAGAAATTGACAAAAAACCTTTTGGTTATAACTGTTGGAGTGAAAAAGCCAGCATTGCTGTCCCTAATATTGTCCGGCGGTGGTTGGAAGGAGAATATTTAGGTCGATCGAGACAGTGA
- a CDS encoding YraN family protein, with protein sequence MNTGKQGEEVVAQWLTHRGGKILHHRWRWKRGEIDLIAIEADTLLFIEVKTRNRANWDADGLLAITPQKQATIVRSAELFLLKYPHLSEYPCRFDVAIVRHQPIDRSIVGIPLQIVTDLTTDERWLLLDYITSAFDGV encoded by the coding sequence ATGAACACTGGCAAACAAGGAGAAGAAGTTGTCGCCCAGTGGCTGACTCATCGGGGCGGCAAAATCCTGCATCATCGGTGGCGATGGAAAAGAGGCGAAATCGATCTGATCGCCATTGAAGCTGACACCCTCCTATTTATTGAAGTCAAAACCCGCAATCGGGCGAATTGGGACGCTGACGGACTCTTGGCGATTACCCCTCAGAAGCAAGCCACGATCGTCCGTTCGGCTGAATTATTCCTCCTTAAATACCCACATTTATCCGAATATCCCTGTCGCTTTGACGTTGCCATCGTCCGCCATCAGCCCATCGATCGATCGATTGTGGGGATACCGTTGCAGATCGTTACAGATCTCACCACTGACGAGCGGTGGTTATTGCTCGATTATATTACTAGTGCCTTCGATGGAGTCTAG
- a CDS encoding Mo-dependent nitrogenase C-terminal domain-containing protein, with the protein MSRETTNSLHIPKFDPLKPLRHWLENLKISNPRLAHNLCKLIPSQCPFERDLNLFGRTLVHIPPMCKLNPLYEEVVMLRFKAMCYLADECGEDISQYC; encoded by the coding sequence ATGTCACGGGAAACCACCAACTCTCTGCACATACCTAAATTCGATCCACTCAAGCCGCTGCGTCACTGGTTGGAAAATCTCAAAATCTCCAATCCCCGATTAGCTCACAATCTTTGTAAACTGATCCCTTCTCAATGTCCCTTCGAGCGCGACCTCAATTTATTTGGAAGGACACTGGTACACATTCCCCCCATGTGCAAACTCAACCCCCTCTATGAGGAAGTTGTGATGCTTCGGTTCAAGGCAATGTGTTATCTAGCCGACGAATGTGGCGAAGACATCAGCCAATATTGCTAG
- the lysS gene encoding lysine--tRNA ligase, translating to MSKPQSPQQPEPHSTLAEIRATRLVKADKLRELGMNPYAYNWVSTHQAAALQLEYADLANGEEVDTPVSIAGRIIARRVMGKLAFFSIQDETGTIQLYLAKQQIEEGMPALPDAFSHLKQLSDVGDIIGVRGTIKRADKGELSILVNEYTILTKSLLPLPDKWHGLTDVAKRYRQRYVDLIVNPEVRDTFRKRSLITAGIRRYLENLDFIEIETPVLQSEAGGADARPFNTYHNTLEMPLYLRIATELHLKRLIVGGFEKVFELGRIFRNEGVSTRHNPEFTSIEVYQAYADYEDMMKLTEQMITTVAQSVLGTLEISYQGTPISLTAPWRRVTMNDIVKEVTGLDFSSFDSLETARSAVKNAGIGGGDDIQTLGKLMNEVFEQKCETTLIQPTFVLDYPVEISPLAKPHRSKPGIVERFELFVVGRELANSFSELTDPVDQRERLEAQAARKAEGDDEAHDIDEDFLTALEYGMPPTGGLGIGIDRLVMLLCDCASIRDAIAFPLLKPEPSEQSTDD from the coding sequence ATGTCCAAGCCACAGTCGCCACAACAGCCAGAACCACATTCGACATTAGCCGAAATTCGGGCTACGCGCCTGGTTAAAGCAGACAAACTCCGAGAACTAGGGATGAATCCCTACGCCTACAACTGGGTATCTACCCACCAAGCCGCCGCCTTACAGCTAGAGTACGCAGATTTAGCTAATGGCGAAGAGGTAGATACTCCAGTCTCGATCGCCGGACGCATCATCGCACGGCGCGTGATGGGCAAGTTGGCTTTTTTTAGCATTCAAGATGAAACGGGTACGATTCAACTTTATTTAGCCAAGCAGCAGATAGAAGAGGGGATGCCAGCTCTCCCCGATGCTTTTAGCCATCTCAAGCAATTAAGCGATGTTGGGGATATTATCGGTGTCAGAGGCACGATCAAACGTGCGGACAAAGGAGAATTATCGATCCTCGTCAACGAGTATACAATTCTCACCAAATCACTACTGCCATTGCCAGATAAATGGCACGGTTTAACCGATGTTGCCAAACGCTACCGTCAACGCTATGTCGATCTGATCGTCAATCCAGAGGTACGCGATACCTTTAGGAAACGCTCTCTCATTACCGCTGGAATTCGCCGCTATCTCGAAAACTTAGACTTTATCGAGATCGAAACTCCCGTCTTGCAGTCGGAAGCTGGCGGTGCTGACGCGCGTCCGTTTAATACCTATCACAATACTCTGGAGATGCCGCTGTATTTGCGCATTGCTACCGAGCTGCACCTAAAAAGGTTAATCGTCGGTGGTTTTGAGAAGGTATTTGAATTGGGGCGGATTTTCCGCAATGAGGGCGTTTCTACCCGTCACAATCCCGAATTCACCAGCATTGAGGTTTATCAAGCCTATGCTGACTACGAGGATATGATGAAACTTACCGAACAGATGATAACTACTGTCGCTCAATCGGTACTGGGGACATTGGAGATTAGCTATCAGGGTACGCCGATTAGTCTCACGGCTCCCTGGCGGCGGGTGACGATGAACGATATCGTCAAAGAAGTCACGGGTTTAGACTTTAGTAGTTTCGACTCGTTAGAGACAGCTCGATCGGCTGTCAAAAATGCGGGGATTGGCGGCGGCGATGATATTCAAACCCTCGGAAAACTGATGAATGAGGTATTCGAGCAAAAGTGTGAAACTACCCTAATTCAGCCCACATTCGTCCTCGATTATCCCGTCGAAATCTCACCACTAGCCAAACCCCATCGATCGAAACCAGGGATCGTCGAGCGGTTTGAACTATTTGTGGTGGGGCGCGAATTAGCCAATAGTTTCTCAGAGTTAACCGATCCGGTGGATCAGCGGGAACGGTTGGAAGCTCAAGCCGCGCGTAAAGCCGAAGGGGATGACGAAGCTCACGATATCGATGAAGACTTCCTCACTGCTTTAGAATATGGGATGCCCCCGACAGGCGGATTGGGAATTGGCATCGATCGATTGGTAATGCTCTTGTGCGATTGTGCTAGCATCCGGGATGCGATCGCCTTCCCACTGCTCAAACCCGAACCTAGCGAACAATCAACAGACGATTAG
- the ppk1 gene encoding polyphosphate kinase 1, which translates to MNFPQSPLANPSEIDLSDPQYYLSRELTWLEFNARVLHEAIDERTPLLERLKFMSIFSSNLDEFFMVRIAAIAQQIEAKVTRLTPDGRTPSEQLAVTSQRVQQLITQQHQHFETVLRPAAIERGIYLLDYFDLNQEQCSYLQTYFEEQIFPVLTPLAVDPGHPFPYISNLSLNLAVVIKHPDTGEELFARVKVPKVLPRFISLPKELQVVDVLRPTEKSIEQNNKERRQIWTGIPLEQLIAHNLESLFPGMNIQGCFTFRVTRNADISVAEDEADDLLQAIEDGLQQRRKGGSTVRIEVDSAMPEQIRRMLQEELEVNLQDIYEVDGMLGLGDLMYFLSLPAPELKDPPWNAIVPAQLRRLKIAEDSGNFFNLIAQKDFLVHHPYQSFTDTVERFITCAANDSKVLAIKMTLYRTTGDSHILKALIEAAENGKQVSVLIELKARFDEQNNINLARMLEQAGIHVVYGLVGLKTHTKVVLVVRREDEKIRRYVHIGTGNYNAKTSKLYTDVGLFSCRPELGADLTDLFNYLTGYSQQRSYRKLIVSPVNTRDSFTRLIQQEIDSVQAGKTGRIVAKMNALVDTKMIASLYRASQAGVSIDLIIRGMCCLRPGVPGVSENIRVISIIGRFLEHSRIYYFSNGGEANIFIGSADWMTRNLDRRVEVITPIEDPDISKDLQEILGIMLSDNRQAWDMQSDGSYIQRCPHPGAAVESTQRILMEMAAG; encoded by the coding sequence ATGAATTTCCCGCAATCGCCACTTGCTAATCCATCAGAAATCGATTTATCCGATCCTCAATACTACCTCAGTCGAGAATTAACATGGCTAGAATTTAATGCTCGAGTCCTACATGAAGCCATAGACGAGCGCACGCCACTACTAGAACGGCTGAAATTCATGTCGATTTTTAGCTCGAATCTCGATGAATTTTTTATGGTAAGAATTGCAGCGATCGCTCAACAAATCGAAGCCAAAGTTACTCGACTTACTCCAGATGGTAGAACGCCTAGCGAACAATTAGCGGTAACTAGTCAGCGGGTACAGCAATTAATTACCCAACAACATCAGCATTTTGAGACAGTATTACGTCCGGCGGCGATCGAGCGCGGTATTTATCTATTAGATTACTTCGATCTCAATCAAGAGCAATGTAGCTATCTGCAAACCTATTTTGAAGAGCAAATTTTTCCAGTTCTCACACCTTTAGCAGTCGATCCCGGCCATCCATTTCCGTATATTTCTAACCTGAGTTTAAATCTTGCCGTAGTTATCAAACATCCCGATACTGGTGAGGAATTGTTTGCTAGAGTTAAGGTGCCAAAAGTGTTACCGCGCTTTATCAGTCTACCCAAAGAATTGCAAGTAGTGGATGTACTCAGACCGACAGAAAAGTCGATCGAACAGAATAATAAAGAACGCCGTCAAATTTGGACGGGAATTCCACTCGAACAATTAATTGCCCATAATTTGGAATCCCTCTTTCCGGGCATGAATATCCAAGGTTGTTTCACCTTTCGAGTCACTCGTAACGCGGATATTAGCGTGGCTGAAGATGAAGCTGACGATTTACTCCAAGCGATCGAAGATGGCTTGCAGCAACGGCGTAAAGGTGGTTCTACAGTCCGCATTGAAGTAGACTCCGCCATGCCAGAGCAAATTCGCCGAATGTTGCAAGAGGAGTTAGAAGTCAACCTGCAAGACATTTATGAAGTTGATGGAATGCTGGGTTTGGGAGATCTGATGTATTTTTTATCCCTTCCCGCTCCTGAATTAAAAGATCCGCCCTGGAATGCGATCGTGCCCGCACAATTACGGCGACTTAAAATAGCTGAAGATAGTGGTAATTTCTTTAATTTAATCGCTCAAAAAGATTTTCTCGTCCATCATCCCTATCAATCATTTACAGATACGGTCGAACGATTTATTACCTGTGCGGCGAATGATTCTAAAGTGCTCGCGATCAAAATGACACTTTATCGTACCACTGGAGACTCACATATTCTCAAAGCATTGATTGAAGCTGCTGAAAATGGCAAACAAGTTTCGGTGCTGATCGAACTCAAAGCCCGATTTGACGAGCAAAACAATATTAATCTAGCCCGTATGCTCGAACAAGCTGGCATTCATGTTGTCTATGGATTAGTAGGTTTAAAAACACATACTAAAGTAGTATTAGTCGTGCGGCGAGAAGATGAAAAAATCCGCCGTTACGTTCACATCGGTACGGGTAACTATAATGCCAAAACTTCTAAACTATATACAGATGTTGGTTTATTTAGTTGTCGTCCCGAACTAGGTGCAGATCTGACAGACTTATTTAACTATCTAACTGGCTATTCCCAACAAAGATCTTATCGTAAATTAATAGTTTCACCTGTAAATACTCGCGACTCATTCACTCGCTTAATTCAACAAGAAATCGATAGCGTCCAAGCAGGTAAAACTGGCCGCATCGTAGCCAAAATGAATGCCTTAGTCGATACCAAAATGATTGCTAGTCTCTATCGAGCATCACAAGCTGGCGTCTCGATCGATCTGATTATTCGCGGCATGTGTTGTCTGCGTCCGGGGGTACCAGGAGTCAGCGAAAATATTCGCGTAATTAGCATTATCGGTCGATTTCTCGAACATTCCCGCATCTATTATTTTAGTAATGGCGGTGAGGCGAACATATTTATTGGCAGTGCCGACTGGATGACGCGCAATCTCGACAGGCGGGTAGAAGTCATTACCCCGATCGAAGATCCAGATATTTCCAAAGATCTCCAAGAAATATTAGGCATTATGCTCTCTGACAATCGTCAAGCCTGGGATATGCAATCTGATGGTAGCTATATCCAACGCTGTCCCCATCCCGGCGCGGCGGTAGAAAGTACCCAGCGGATTTTAATGGAAATGGCTGCGGGGTAA
- a CDS encoding IS5 family transposase (programmed frameshift) yields MTYEQLQHLQPKAFKRRCGVQPDTFNLMVEILNPHLDRRGKRGGQCKLSVEDQLLLVLEYWREYRTQFHIGTSWDLSESAVCRLISKVERLLMDSGKFRLPGKKQLYQQADNWSVIVVDVTESPIERPKKNQRAYYSGQKKYHTLKAQVVVNQQTGQIICTAFGKGRVHDFRLFKIEQLPMLPEQLCLADKGYQGLAKLHSSSCLPTKKPRQSKLAKSERQHNRLLARLRIVVEHVNRRLKIFRILAERYRNRRRRFGLRFNLISAILNFELASPS; encoded by the exons ATGACCTACGAACAACTCCAGCACTTACAGCCCAAAGCATTCAAACGAAGATGTGGAGTACAGCCAGACACCTTCAATCTAATGGTTGAAATACTTAACCCTCATCTCGATCGAAGGGGCAAAAGGGGTGGACAGTGCAAACTCAGTGTCGAAGACCAATTACTATTAGTACTAGAATATTGGCGGGAATACCGAACACAGTTTCATATCGGGACAAGTTGGGATCTAAGTGAGTCAGCGGTCTGCCGACTAATTAGTAAAGTAGAAAGGCTGCTGATGGATTCTGGCAAATTCCGATTACCAGGTAAAAAGCAGCTTTACCAACAGGCAGATAATTGGAGCGTAATTGTCGTTGATGTAACCGAGAGTCCGATTGAGCGTCCAAAAAAAA ACCAGCGAGCTTACTACAGTGGCCAAAAAAAGTATCACACATTAAAAGCGCAAGTGGTTGTCAATCAACAGACAGGGCAAATAATTTGTACTGCGTTTGGGAAAGGACGAGTTCATGACTTTCGCTTGTTTAAAATAGAACAGTTACCAATGCTGCCAGAGCAATTATGCCTTGCGGACAAGGGCTATCAAGGACTTGCTAAATTACATTCAAGTAGTTGTCTTCCGACCAAAAAGCCTCGTCAGAGCAAATTGGCTAAGTCGGAGCGTCAACACAATCGTTTGTTAGCACGACTGCGAATCGTTGTTGAACATGTTAACCGCCGACTTAAAATATTTCGCATTTTAGCTGAACGCTATCGCAACCGACGCAGACGATTTGGTTTACGATTTAACCTCATTTCCGCTATCCTCAATTTTGAACTTGCTTCTCCTTCTTGA
- a CDS encoding HNH endonuclease, whose product MSRNKIPETIQAQVRQRARYLCEFCHADEMWQYVRFNVDHVMPLSLGGDDSFANLTLACFHCNRRKTNRLTAIDPESATEVAIFNPRQDKWREHFIWSVDGLLIVGVTAIGRATVVALDLLRESRRRSKFKIEDSGNEVKS is encoded by the coding sequence GTGTCTCGCAATAAGATTCCTGAAACCATCCAAGCGCAAGTGCGCCAACGAGCACGGTATTTGTGTGAGTTTTGTCACGCTGATGAGATGTGGCAATATGTGCGGTTCAATGTAGACCATGTGATGCCATTATCGTTAGGCGGAGACGATAGCTTTGCAAATCTCACACTGGCTTGCTTCCATTGCAATCGCCGGAAAACTAATCGACTTACAGCAATAGATCCTGAATCGGCAACAGAAGTCGCAATTTTCAATCCTCGACAAGACAAGTGGCGAGAGCATTTTATTTGGTCGGTGGATGGGTTGCTGATTGTGGGAGTAACAGCAATTGGGAGAGCAACTGTTGTTGCATTAGACCTCTTGCGTGAATCAAGAAGGAGAAGCAAGTTCAAAATTGAGGATAGCGGAAATGAGGTTAAATCGTAA
- a CDS encoding type II toxin-antitoxin system HigB family toxin: MHLLAISRLREAADKFPDIDIQIEDWNEIVKVASWQNLTEVQQTYASAEAVGNFTVFNIKGNRYRLIVSINYSRQLIYFKYFLTHAEYDKDNWKNDPYF; the protein is encoded by the coding sequence ATGCACCTCCTTGCAATTAGTAGGTTGCGGGAAGCTGCTGATAAATTTCCCGACATTGATATCCAAATTGAAGATTGGAATGAAATCGTTAAAGTTGCAAGCTGGCAAAACCTGACAGAGGTTCAACAAACATATGCTTCTGCCGAAGCGGTAGGAAACTTTACCGTATTTAATATTAAAGGCAATCGCTATCGCCTAATTGTTTCTATTAACTATTCTAGACAGCTTATTTATTTTAAATATTTTCTCACTCACGCCGAATACGATAAGGATAACTGGAAAAATGACCCTTACTTTTAA
- a CDS encoding helix-turn-helix domain-containing protein, giving the protein MTLTFNRAAYANLLADVLPQPIRSQAEYDRVLGIIEASMNKEAVSSEEEQLIDLFVILVEKFESEHYPSQNRSTPHSRLLHLMDANDVQPADLVSIFGSSDRVLEVIDGKQSIDLNQAEKLGNRFNLPSKLFLA; this is encoded by the coding sequence ATGACCCTTACTTTTAATCGAGCAGCCTATGCCAATCTCTTAGCCGATGTATTACCACAGCCAATTAGATCGCAAGCAGAATACGATCGGGTACTGGGAATCATCGAAGCATCAATGAATAAGGAGGCAGTTAGCAGTGAAGAAGAACAGCTAATCGATCTGTTTGTCATCTTAGTCGAAAAGTTTGAATCAGAACATTACCCATCTCAAAATCGATCGACTCCCCACAGCCGACTGCTGCATTTAATGGATGCGAATGACGTTCAGCCAGCAGATTTAGTTAGTATATTTGGCTCTAGCGATCGAGTATTGGAAGTTATCGATGGTAAACAATCGATCGATCTCAATCAGGCTGAGAAATTAGGTAATCGTTTCAATCTGCCTTCAAAACTATTTTTGGCATGA
- a CDS encoding DUF4145 domain-containing protein produces MSQQKRQTDFQTCNHCGNHAPMEIVAEYYRSTKSICDDDDPYEIPIYVPEEGFRYNLLLCLSCKEVTLREYSEAEYLDEYITIKTLYPTTRSRLSGLPSKIQQAYEIAFKVRVIDVNAYAVIIGRILEMICEDRNATGKDLYSRLDDLASKGEIPTKLVGVAHSLRKLRNFGAHASLGELTRDEIPILDDLCRAILEYVYNAPFLVEQAERQLNIIKDKRSKESEKNKTNIDNCNTEVLVTVEQ; encoded by the coding sequence ATGAGCCAACAAAAGCGGCAGACAGATTTTCAGACCTGTAATCATTGTGGAAATCATGCTCCGATGGAAATCGTAGCTGAGTACTATCGATCGACAAAATCTATTTGCGATGATGACGATCCGTATGAAATACCTATTTATGTTCCAGAAGAGGGTTTCAGATACAATCTACTTTTATGTCTATCTTGTAAAGAAGTAACTCTGCGGGAATATTCTGAGGCTGAGTACTTGGACGAATATATCACTATTAAAACTCTCTATCCTACGACAAGATCGAGACTATCTGGTTTACCATCAAAAATTCAACAGGCGTATGAAATTGCATTCAAAGTTCGTGTAATTGATGTTAATGCGTATGCAGTTATCATCGGGCGTATATTAGAAATGATTTGTGAGGATCGAAATGCTACAGGCAAAGACTTATATAGCAGGCTAGATGATCTAGCTAGCAAAGGTGAAATTCCGACCAAATTGGTAGGTGTTGCTCACAGTCTTCGGAAACTAAGAAACTTTGGTGCTCATGCTTCTCTTGGTGAGTTGACTCGTGATGAAATTCCAATACTAGACGATTTATGTAGAGCAATTCTAGAATATGTCTATAACGCACCATTTTTAGTAGAACAAGCAGAACGGCAACTTAACATTATAAAAGATAAAAGATCTAAAGAGTCTGAGAAAAATAAAACTAATATAGACAACTGCAATACGGAAGTATTAGTTACGGTTGAACAGTAA